The DNA region aGGAGACCGCATAAATACGTGAGACAAAGGCAGGATGAGTTGATTTGATTCTTTCCTGGGCCACACCCCCGACCTTGAACAAAACGCCAGGAGAGGAGCTGGGCTCAGGTAGAACAACGATCCAAATTTATCAACAGCCCTTTTCCAAATTCAACGTATGGATATGCCATGGGTTGGTCAACATCCTCGGCTGTCCATCTGCAAAATAAGAGAATCATCCAGCATTTAGTCTAAAGAAATATAAATCCAAAGCGAGGACACTTGGAATGTTATCATCACCTGAAGTTCTGAACAAGGTGGTGAAGGAAGAAGGCGACCTCAATCTTGGCAAGTTCAGATCCGGGACAGTATCTAGATCCTCCACCAAAAGGTGTAAACCTCTTGCTAGTCTGATCTTGAGTCTGAGGAGACCAATGATTTTTCTCTTCAAGAAATTATACTAGTAGGTCCACTCAAAGCCAGAAAAGTACAcgaaatgatttgttttttcctcttgAACCATTTATGGCCCATTGGAGAACAGTCTTATTATACATTAAGATCCTTGAGATTGgtgttataaattattaataattaccTCCCATCTCCAAGGATGAAACTGGAGAGCATTTGCATGGACAGACGAATCTAAATGCACAGCTGTAAAAACAGGTAGGACCTTCCACCCAGATGGAATGAGGTAGTCTGAAAGGGGCAAAAAAAGAGAAGCCATGAATCTTTTAACTAATAAAGCGAgtgcatgcatgcatattttGATTAAGGGCAAAATCAGATATCGAGAGTGTAATCTATTGGTTTGAGACAACAGTCTCAAGGACCACCTCTGAACTTGACGTCTTTGAGAGCCTTTCGGTGTACAAATTTCACAATGTTTCCATATCTCAGTGCTTCACTGATAACCtacagccaaaaaaaaaaacaataaataattatcGAAGAATGGTTGTCAAATTATGAACCATCATTTCAACTATGGCATGCATGGCTGAAACTAAAAGGAAATGAAGGAGAGGAAGTTAATTATACTACTAATAATAGCAAAAGAAAGGATATCATACATTTTGAGTGAATTCCATCGTCTTATAATCTTCCCAATTCAAACACTCATCTTTCTCCTTCAGGCTTCTTATTTGCTCATGCTCTAGCTACAGTTCAAAGAtcaaaaaacttgtatttagCAGTTAAACCCACCATATTGTCAAAAGGCAAGGTGCATGTGTGGAAAAGGTTACCTTTAACTGCTCTAATGCAGTGGGTGACTGGCCTAGAAGATGCACCACCATGGCCATTAAGAGCGAGGTAGTTTCGTACCCACCCAAAAGAGAATCCAACACAAAGCTCACTTTTTCATCTTCAGATAAGGTATCAACACTTAGAAGTATTTCAAGAAAATCATTCCTCACACTCCTACTATTTCTTGATCTTCTTTCCTCTATAATTGCTTTAACTCTAGAAGATATCCTGCTTCTAGCCTGTAAAGAGGGGTCAACAAAAAGTTGATCACATGCCTTCTTTTTGaaacaagagaaaaaggaaCCACATAATTATTGAAACTGCACACTTCTGTTTTGAAGTAAACAAAGGTATAGATGTCCAGGGAGCTCTAGCTAAACCTTCTTTTGAACATATATAGTAAAGAGCCAAATAGAGAACAGTCGTCTGGATATCTGAGTACCTGAACAGCTCTAGCATATGGAGTACCGGGAATATACAGAGGGATAGATACTAGTCCTCTCATAAAAGTAAGAAAATCTTCAAGAATTTCTCTAGTCTCCGGCTCCTCTGATGTTAAACCGAGCACTTGCTTTACTATTACATTGAATGAGAACTGTGAAATAAAAAGTATATCAGGAAaggggaaaaggaagaagaagatagcCAAAAAGTAGGAGCAATTAAAGGAATACGTACCTTTCTAGCCTCTTCACAGAACACGACCTGTTGTTTATCTTTCCAGGAGCTCAATACTTGAATGGCAGTTCTTTCTATGTCATTCAAGAACTCTGGCTTTGATTTAGTAATGCTAACTAGAGAGATAGCCACATTTCTGAGTCTCTTGTGAGTATCACCAACAGCCACCAGCATGGAGACATTGCCAAGAATTCCGTGAATAGGCTTAGGATAGCTGCACTGGAATAACTTGCCTTCgttttgaagaatgaaataGTTCAGCTCCTGGTCACAGGACACCACCGTTGGAGAGAGAAATAAATGGGACCTGAACACGTTCCCGTACCTGAAAATATCCCATAGCATTTCACCCTAAACTGGCAAAAACTCTCATGGCGGaaccaacaacaataaaatgaaGAATTTCTCTTACCTGGAACAGTGATCTCGAAGAAACGTACCGAGGGTGTTCGAAGGGTGAGGTTTCAAGAAACCGAGGGTTTCACCAAGTAGAGGCCACCCAAAAGAGCCCTTTGGGACATTATGACCAAGCTTCAAGAACACGGGCAGAAAATGATTCATTATTAGACCCAACAGACCACCAGTTATACCAACCAAAACACCAACCCAGAGCTCTCCAGCCATGGAAAAAGGAGTTTGTGTATCCTGATATGTTTCTTTCCAAACTCTGAAATGAGGTAAAATAGAACCcaagagtgtttttttatacaaaaatggACTTCGGTTTAGAAGTCTATATATAGAAAgtggagagggagggagggtgtGAAAGTGAAAGAGACCCTTTAATGCCTATTTTAACAAGCAGAACAGAAGCAATAATTTCAGCTTGTAATTCATGTGCCCTTCATGAACAGACCTCCATGTTTTGAAGAAAGCTACGTTTTATTACAGTTGGTAAATTTTGCTTTTATCGGAGTGGTGGAGGTCATAGGAAATGCAATCCACCGAGCTACTCAGGACTCAGGACTCAGGACCTAGACCTCTGCTGCTAGTACTAGGAGCGCAGAAGGTAGATTGCCCAGGTGTACGCTACGCATAATATTGCTACTTTTCCCCAGGGTCTTAGCCTGGTAAATAGCAAGCGGATTTTCTACAcgtattataatataaatttagaattttaatattatgtttatttttgtgttttaaaatatgttttaaaaatattttaaaaaaattaaaatgtttttatttttttattttaatttaatatttttttatattttcatataattttgatatattaatattaaaaataatttttaaaaaatataaaatattattttaatatattcttaaataaaaaatattttaaaaattaacaaccatgtcgttttcatcatttttacaCTTTGTACTTTGAAAAACTGTTTTCTCTTTACGGTCAAGAGTTAATTTTTTCATCagaaaattttaagaattaaaaaatgtcTTTGTTCAAAacgaaataaaaagaattactctcttattttatcaattacaCTCTcctttttttaagagaaaaaacttatatatacatatatgtgtgtgctattagagcgtgtttggcagtgtggtagcggttgtttttcaaataatttttcgtgccgaaatacatgccaatgatgttttttcattttttaaaaatcatttttgacatcagcacatcaaaacgatccaaaacgtacaaaccaaactcaattttagcaaaaaacaaaaatttaaatttaggcAAAA from Populus alba chromosome 14, ASM523922v2, whole genome shotgun sequence includes:
- the LOC118054146 gene encoding cytochrome P450 724B1; protein product: MAGELWVGVLVGITGGLLGLIMNHFLPVFLKLGHNVPKGSFGWPLLGETLGFLKPHPSNTLGTFLRDHCSRYGNVFRSHLFLSPTVVSCDQELNYFILQNEGKLFQCSYPKPIHGILGNVSMLVAVGDTHKRLRNVAISLVSITKSKPEFLNDIERTAIQVLSSWKDKQQVVFCEEARKFSFNVIVKQVLGLTSEEPETREILEDFLTFMRGLVSIPLYIPGTPYARAVQARSRISSRVKAIIEERRSRNSRSVRNDFLEILLSVDTLSEDEKVSFVLDSLLGGYETTSLLMAMVVHLLGQSPTALEQLKLEHEQIRSLKEKDECLNWEDYKTMEFTQNVISEALRYGNIVKFVHRKALKDVKFRDYLIPSGWKVLPVFTAVHLDSSVHANALQFHPWRWETQDQTSKRFTPFGGGSRYCPGSELAKIEVAFFLHHLVQNFRWTAEDVDQPMAYPYVEFGKGLLINLDRCST